A part of Palaemon carinicauda isolate YSFRI2023 chromosome 8, ASM3689809v2, whole genome shotgun sequence genomic DNA contains:
- the LOC137645375 gene encoding tigger transposable element-derived protein 1-like, producing the protein MTIEVKREIIEKHESGVQVSELVHHYQRSTSTICNILKQKDAIKSTKPSKGLTILSKLQSDVNDEMERLLLMWIKEKQLVGDSVTEAIVCEMASANYEDLKQREAAASEETLTLVETFKASHGWFDNFKKQTRILSVVRHWEAASSDVKAAEECVECFASLIAEEGCIPQEVFNCDENGLFWKKMPRRTFITAMAVVTVRSSHCWCTTQRTHMLSRAEGS; encoded by the coding sequence ATGACGATCGAGGTGAAACGTGAAATTATCGAGAAGCATGAGAGTGGTGTACAAGTGTCTGAACTGGTCCACCATTACCagaggagtacatcgacaatatgtaacatccttaaacagaaggatgCTATTAAGAGCACAAAGCCTTCGAAAGGCCTAACCATCCTGTCGAAGCTACAAAGTGATGTaaatgatgagatggagaggcttctgttGATGTGGATTAAGGAAAAACAGTTGGTGGGAGATAGCGTGACTGAGGCAATCGTCTGTGAAATGGCCAGCGCAAACTACGAAGACTTGAAACAGAGGGAAGCGGCTGCGAGTGAAGAGACATTGACGCTAGTGGAgaccttcaaagccagtcatggCTGGTTTGATAACTTCAAAAAGCAAACTAGGATCCTTTCGGTTGTGAGGCATTGGGAAGCTGCAAGTTCTGACGTGAAAGCTGCAGAGGAGTGTGTCGAATGTTTTGCCTCACTTATTGCTGAAGAAGGCTGTATCCCCCAagaagtcttcaactgtgatgaaaatggcctgttttggaagaagatgcccaggaggacattcatcacagcAATGGCagtggtgactgtaaggtcaagtcaCTGCTGGTGTACTACTCAGAGAACCCATATGCTTTCAAGAGCtgaaggatcttga